A stretch of DNA from Oncorhynchus nerka isolate Pitt River linkage group LG22, Oner_Uvic_2.0, whole genome shotgun sequence:
tgcagcactcccatcactctcattcttggtcaaatagcccttacacagcctggaggtgtgttgggtcattgtcctgttgataaacaaatgatagtcccactaagcgcaaaccagatgggatggtgtatcgctgcaaaatactgtggtagccatgctggttaagtgtgccttgaattctaaataaatcactgacagtgtcaccagcaaagcacccccacatcatcacacctccttgTCCATGCTTCACGAGAATGAGcaaccttggtcagggaggggaccaagaacccaatggtcactctgacagagctccagtggtcctctgcagagatgggagaactttccagaaggacaaaccatctctgcagcactccactaatcaggcatttatggtagagtggccaaacggatgccactcctcagtaaaagacgcATGGCCAGAcagtttggagtttgccaaaaggcacctaaatgactctgaccttaagaaacaagattctctggtctgatgaaaccgagattgaactctttggtctggaggaaaccaggcatcatccctatggtgaagcgtggtggcagcatcatgctgtggggatgtttttcagaggcagggactgggagactagtcaggattgaggcaaagatgtacagagagatccttgatgaaaacctgctccagagagctcaacAGCTCAGACTGggggaggttcaccttccaacaggacaacgaccctaagcacacagccaagtccaacacaggagtggctttgatacaagtttctgaatgttcttgaatggcccagccagagcccagacttgagcccgattgaacatctctggagagacctgaaaatagctgtgcagcgacgctccccatccaacctgacagagcttgagaggatctgtagagatgaatgtgagaaactccccaaatacaggtgtgccaagcttgtagtgtcatacccaagaatactctatgctgtaatcactgccaacgttgcttcaacaaagtactgagtaaagggtctgaatacttacgtaaatgtcatatttccttattttttgcaaacatttctaaaaactagTTTTTAGTTTgttattattgggtattgtgtgtaggttgagggGGGAAATAtataattgaatccattttagaatgaggttGAAATTttataaaatgtggaaaaagtcaagtggtctgaatgcactgtatattgtatTTGTGATTTTTGGCCATTGCATACCATTCAAAAAGCGTACAaaagtatataaaaaaaaaaaagcaaggCTACTTCCTGGAAAACTTGCATAGCATTTTATTAGCTGACCTAAATGCTGCATTCCcgtgctagtcggaactaggaaattCAGAAATTTCCATCTTGCTAACTGGTTGTAATTATACACGTGCCGTGTTTTAAAGAATCAGCAAGCCGTACATTTCTGAGTTTTCTAATTCCGACTAGAATGTGAACGTGGCATTAGTTACTCAGGGCTCACTGTGTGTCATCTGAACTTTCTTCATTGATATACTACCTGTAATCTCTAAACGAGACAATGTTGTCATGATGTTGTCTGTTGTTCTCCCCCTAGGTACATTCCCCATAGACCTGACTAAGACACGGCTGCAGGTGCAGGGCCAGTCCCAGTACATGGAGGTGCGCTACCGGGGCATGTTCCACGCCCTGTTCAAGATCGGCAAGGAGGAGGGCATCAAGGCACTGTACTCTGGGTGAGCAAAAATAATATGGTTTACACTATAGAAAATAAcatattacatttatttaactaggcaagtcagttaagaacaaattcttattttcaatgatggccttgtgggttaattgccttgttcaggggcagaacaacagatttttaccttgtcagctcggggattcgatcttgcaaccttccagttactagtccaacgttctaaccactaggctacctgccgacccacaCGTTATGGTGTGCTATGTTGGAACATATATACCTGTTTGGATTGGATGGGCAGGGATTGACATTAAGGCTTGCCCTATTGCCCAAGGCGAGTGAGTCTGCTCTGGTTGCACCTTTGGGcaggtgaccccccccccctgatAACAACCAAAATGCCAGTATTCCAGTAGGCTAGTCTTACTGGTTCCACCCCTGTCTGTAGGTAATAATAGCTACTTTACATTTTCTGGCAAGTAAATATTCCTGACTTGCCCAATGAGGGAATGCCTTTCTGACCTTAATGTCTATCCCTGGAAGGGTACAACTTGTTTTGCGTCATGTGTAACTGTtgggaaatggctagctagttagcgatgCACGCTAGTAGTGTTTCAATCAGTGACATCACTCGCTATAAAACCTTTAAGTAGTTGTTCCCTTGCAAGCGATATGTAATGATTCTTCaagggtgactgttgtcgatgtgtgctgagggtccctggttcaagcccagattggtgcgaggagagggacggaagcaatactGGTACACATGCAAGATTTATTTTGTGTGTAATGGCCACAACTTAGATCAGATGACTGCCTGGTGCGTATGAATATGAAAACACCATGAACACTGCATAGCAAAAATTCTAAGTGGTTATTGTATTCCAGATGCCTGCTATCATGGCTAGGAGGAGGACATAAAGGGCTGTCATTCCATGTTTACAATATACTTTTGTTGTAGATGATCATGTTAAATGCTATGCAATACATAACCATATGTTCATGCTATTTGCACAGTGTAATGCAACCTCATGCTGGATTTGTGGCAGTCAGTCTAAATGTAGCCCTAGGCCCTACTTGGTACTATATGCAAAATTGTAGTAATCTTCTGCAGTTTATCAGAATTGATCATGTCAATGCTGGTGACTAGAGAGATTTTTGCAAATGTCTCAGTGCATTGTTCCCTTCAGTGAATTGGCAAACGTTTTTACAAACTAAACAAAGTATGTGATCCATACATGGTATTCACACATTACAGGACTACTGTAGGGAGGCAATAAACTGTCAGGTCAGCTTAAGCTCCTGGCCTGAGTATGTCAACATCCAGGACACAATGTCCAGGTCTGAGTTCTTAGAAGAGGCTTAGGTCAGGGACTAACACAATATAAAACAACATCTTAGCTCAAAGGTGCATTGGAGAAGCAACAACTGAAGAACTGAACAACGGTGCAAGTGACCGCTACGCTGCGCATTGTACTTGCAAATTCaacatttttgtttttgaaaAGTCATGCTTTGACAAAGATCTATGTGGCCAAGTGGGTGAACTTGTCAGTAAATGTTTAATTTGTAAGTATACACAGTGTCCAAGACTCTCTCAGTTCTACCATTTTAGAACATGGAATCAAACACAATATTTTTCTTCTTAGAACACAGTTAGATCATTATCATGTAAACCACTATCCACGAATCAAAATAAACTCTACTAGAACCTTCTCTCATTCTCAAGGATAATATCAACATTTGACCTCTGAGCTACTGACATGGAATCTGGTCTCGTTTGTGAGAGGGTGACCTTTGAAAGTGGGCAGTATCTTTAGCACAACCTAGGGGCGAAGTGCTCTTCTTGGCTGTGGTTTTTATCAGGGAACTGCTTTTGAAATCCAGTACCTGTTAGGTCATTCTGCTCTCAGGGAGTCTAGAACTAGTGTGATGACAACAATTGTCAATAGTGTGCAACCTAAACAAGAGTTGATTTAGGGAACTGAGCTCCACAGGCAGAATAAAAATTCCTTCCAAAGTCTTGACAGTCCTGATGGAAAGGTAATGTGAAAATTAGGCAGAGTGCCTCTTCACTTGTTCATAGAAGTGACATTCCCTGATATTACTTTTGTCTTTATCTTTTTCCATGCAGCATCTCCCCAGCTCTCCTGAGGCAAGCCTCCTATGGGACCATCAAGATTGGGACATACAACACACTGAAGAGGTTATTTGTGACCCATCCGGAAGGTGGGTTTCAATGACTCTGTCCCCACTGCTTTCTATCTCACATCATATTCTCTTTGTTTGCTCCACCCATATAGCTTTTGATCTAATACTGAACTCCCAGCCAAATTCATGTTAGGGACTGACATTCCAAATACTCATACCAGGACAGGACAGTCACCCCTttacagccgtgtgtgtgtgtgtgtgtgtgtgtgtgtgtgtgtgtgtgtgtgtgtgggagagggggagagagaagctgGCCAACCTGAAAGGGTAGGGGGGACAGCAGTCAGCACTTGATTTTACTTCACCATATACTGTTAATTTTCACACACAAAGAAACAACAGGGATTTAAATAAAGCCTGTAATTTTAAAATAGACCATTGTGCTGATTCTTCTGAAGATCAGTGTTTTGTTTCTAGGCCTTCCAATAGTGTTGACAGGGCGCTATCTCATACCCTCATCCGCAAACATAACCGCTGGGGAAAACCTTTCAAATACCTGTCTAGACAACCTGCATTGACACAGATGGAGAACGCCTAACTGCTGTCACTAATGCCCAATCTAAACAGATGACTGGGAGCCTCCATGACAAGAGGGAACAAATCTCCTCCGCTGTCTATCAATAGGTTTGCATTACATTAACCAGCGTCAGCATGTATCCCCATATCACAGGAATCACTTTCCACTGAGAGACTATTTGTAATTACTGTACAAACAATGACAATATCATTTGAACCACTAGAGAAATTAGAGAAATGGACCAAACAAAGTCTGACAGGGGTTCACCTAGTTAGTATAGGGGTTGACTCAGATTATTTTCTGCGATAATAAGGATTGGGGTTAGTAGGGAGTGGTGACTGGGTTTTatttgtgattgtgtgtgttgtaaacaGAAGACCTCTCTGCTGTTGTGCTTCTTCACTCTGCATGCCTCACTCTGCCAGGATGTGCCACTGTGTTTTGAATGCTTATTTTGATACAGGCTGTGGTTTGCctggtgtggtggtggttgggcGGGGAATCCAGTGCCCGTTCTCCTGCCATAGTGAACGGTGCCAGGACCACACTAACTATTGGTCACATTGATCAAGGTTTCACTGTAACTATTGTTCTTAACTTGATCCATTATTTTTTTCCTGCGCTTGTGTCACACCTACTTCCACTGTAGATTTGTTTTGTTTGCCGGTGACTAATAATCTCTTGTCCTAACCCCAACTGTCATAACATCTAGTAAATAAATGAAGGTCCCCATTCCATTTCAAACCTCGTACTGTAAGAGAGACAGGGTGCAGTCTCACTCTGTCCCATTACGGTAGTGTATCAATAATACAGTAGTGGTATGTTGTGAAATGGTGACAAATCCAAATTGCAGATAGATGTAGTTGGTAGTCATTTTTTACTTATGATAATGACTAGGATAATGGCTCTCTGTTTTtctttatgtacatgtaggcTTTCTAATTCTCATGATTCTCTGTCTGGAGTTGAATTACTGCATGTTTGTGTTGATCTTTTAGATTGTATGTTCACCTTGAAATAATAGATCATTTGCAAATCTTCTTGCTCAGAATTATAGCCTCTTGTTATTACGTGGAACATACTTCTGTCTTTCTAGCATTTCtctctatttgtgtgtgtgtgtgtgtgcgtgcgtgtgtgtgtgtgtgttatgtggagGAGTAACGGGCTGTCCTGTGTTTGCcctgacagatgagaccatggtGATCAATGTGTTCTGTGGAGTGGTGTCTGGAGTCTTGTCCTCCTCTCTGGCCAACCCCACTGATGTCgtcaaggtaaaaaaaataagtaTTTTAAAGAAGATCTAGATACTGGatattgcagatagaaatgtcatGAATAGAACTAATGTGATTCCTTTTTGTGTCCGAGGCATGTTTGTTCTATAATAGATTTCTGTCTGAACGTTCCACACCGTTCTGGCCTGCTGAACGCAAGCCCTGATGTTCTGTGTTCAGATCCGTATGCAGGCACAGGGCAGTCTGTTACAAGGCAGTATGATGTCCAACTTCATTAGCATCTACCAGACAGAGGGAACCCGTGGCCTGTGGAGGGTGAgtggtcctctctctgtcacaacCTATCAAACAGTGGCTCTGATTTGTCCTAAACTACCCCCATGTAATGTGTGGTTGGGACAGCAGTAGTAGGTGAAGTATATAGGCATACTGTTGTTAGGATTTTGTTTTTGTGGTCTTTGTTGTTGTGTAAgatggtgaccagtgagagagCTGTTTTTTTTTAGGCCATCTGAATACCGTTGAGTGACTGCTACACTCAGATTATTTACATTGTTGTCATCCTCAGGGCGTCATCCCTACAGCTCAGCGGGCAGCCATCGTAGTGGGAGTGGAGCTTCCTGTCTATGACATCACTAAAAAGCACCTCATCAAGTCTGGCACCATGGGAGACACCATACTCACACACTTTATGTGAGTTTAGACATCAATATTGGATAATGCATCTATAAAAATACTATTTGTTTTCCCATATGTACCGACATGCTCTCTTTAAAAAGGTTTTATATTGAGTGTGCATATTACACATTAGTGAGTGAGCATATTACACCTGAACCTCTGGCTTCTCCCACTTCTGTCTCTTCCTGCAGTTCCAGTTTTATGTGTGGCCTGGCGGGGGCGCTAGCCTCCAACCCAGTGGATGTAGTGCGGACACGTATGATGAACCAGCGAGTGCTGTCAGGGAACCCCATGTATAAAGGCACGCTGGACGGAGTAATGCAGACATGGAAGAACGAGGGATTCTTTGCCCTCTACAAGGGCTTCTGGCCCAACTGGCTGCGGCTGGGGCCATGGAACATCATTGTATCCTTTCCATCAGTGGAATCAAAGTTCAAACCCACTGTGTTGCCAGCACTATGATCCAAATCACTGAACCATCCGAACACCTCTTACTCACTCCCTGCATTTACATATCGATTTCTGTTATGTCAGTTCAGTTTTACTTCAGGTCATATTGAGAATTTTAAactggttcgagccctgaattaTAATTGGCTGACAGTCGTGGTATATCAGAcggtataccacgggtatgacaaaacattttatttttactgctctaattacattggtaaccagtttataatagcgataaggcacctcgggggtttgtggtatatggccaatataccacggctaagggctgtgtccaggcactccgtgaCGCATCGCGCATAAgatcagcccttagccgtggtatattggccatataccacacctccttgtGTCTTGTTGTTTAATTATAGACATTGTAGAGCTCCATTCCTAACAGTAGAAGGTGCCAAATACATGCACTGAAGCACAATATGCAAGGATAGAACATTGTTatatactgaactaaaatattAACACATGCAACAATGAACGGTTTTACTgagtttacagttcatataaggaaatcggtcattgaagaaattcattaggccctaatctatgatatcacgactgggcaggggcgcagccatggtgGGCACAGGCCGACCcagtggggagccaggcccagccaatcagaacaaGTTTTataccacaaaagggctttattacagacagaatactcctcagtttcatcagctatctGGGTGGCTGGgctcagatgatcctgcaggagaagaagccggatgtggaggtcctgggctggcatggttacacgtctgccgttgtgaggccagttggacgtactgccaaattctctacaaTTATGCTGGAATGCGGCTTATGGTAGATGAATGAATATCTGGCgacatctctggtggacattcctgcagtcagcatgccaactacATGCTCTTtcaacatctgtggcattgttgtgacacaactgcacattttacagtggccttttgtccccagcacaatgtgcacctgtgtaatgatcatgctgtttaatcagcttcttgatatgacacacctgtcaggtggctggattatcttggcaaaggagaaatgcgcacaaactgggatgtaaacacatttctgcaCAAAGTTTGGGAGAGAAGCTTTTTGTGCAAATTgaccatttctgggatcttttatttcagctcatgaataaTGTGATAaacacatttttgttcagtatatttacagTGATATTGAATAATACCAAATGTTAATTTTATTCAGTAAAGTCTTAAATGTATTATGATTATTTTTGTGTGGGCAGAGATAAAGtcaagactatatatacacttCAAGGCTACCGTCATCTGTTGTCCTTAACCAGAGCTATTTAGTTCTTCATCACGTTCGAACAGCTGAAGAAACTCAACTTGTAGTTGGAACAGGAAGTGGACACTCCGTCGGATTAgatgcagggatgggcaactccagtcctcggagGCCGGAGTGTTGTCCCACTTCTTCCCCATCCCTAGAAAACACCACTGATTAAGGCCAGGCACCATACATACCCTATTGGCCAGGCACCATACATACCCTAAAGAAATCTTAATCATATAACAATCAACTTTTCCTAGTTGAATGTAGACAAAGTTTTGTATACATGTTTGAAATATTAAGATATGCAAATTAGGTAATACATATACATATTTGCATACCATACAAATTCATTTTTTATAGATGCTGGATGAATTCTGCCTAGACGTTTGTTTCAGTTTAAGACACTCCAGGACCGGACTTGTCCAGAGCAGATTCTGGATAAACTTTTTATCTTTAAAATACGAAAGACTTGtgtaataaaacattttaaaaaatgttatcTAGAATTTAAAAAAGTTATATCAACAATTCCCCCTGGGCAAGTCTGGAGAATGTATC
This window harbors:
- the LOC115105611 gene encoding kidney mitochondrial carrier protein 1-like isoform X1 encodes the protein MSSPGVIKSGSTMLHDVRLQQFLYLYFGGLLLFLAGLHHVEAATTEMTNLNWKPFIYGGMASIVAEFGTFPIDLTKTRLQVQGQSQYMEVRYRGMFHALFKIGKEEGIKALYSGISPALLRQASYGTIKIGTYNTLKRLFVTHPEDETMVINVFCGVVSGVLSSSLANPTDVVKIRMQAQGSLLQGSMMSNFISIYQTEGTRGLWRGVIPTAQRAAIVVGVELPVYDITKKHLIKSGTMGDTILTHFISSFMCGLAGALASNPVDVVRTRMMNQRVLSGNPMYKGTLDGVMQTWKNEGFFALYKGFWPNWLRLGPWNIIFFITFEQLKKLNL
- the LOC115105611 gene encoding kidney mitochondrial carrier protein 1-like isoform X2 yields the protein MTNLNWKPFIYGGMASIVAEFGTFPIDLTKTRLQVQGQSQYMEVRYRGMFHALFKIGKEEGIKALYSGISPALLRQASYGTIKIGTYNTLKRLFVTHPEDETMVINVFCGVVSGVLSSSLANPTDVVKIRMQAQGSLLQGSMMSNFISIYQTEGTRGLWRGVIPTAQRAAIVVGVELPVYDITKKHLIKSGTMGDTILTHFISSFMCGLAGALASNPVDVVRTRMMNQRVLSGNPMYKGTLDGVMQTWKNEGFFALYKGFWPNWLRLGPWNIILSGWLGSDDPAGEEAGCGGPGLAWLHVCRCEASWTYCQILYNYAGMRLMVDE
- the LOC115105611 gene encoding brain mitochondrial carrier protein 1-like isoform X3, translated to MLILIQAVVCLVWWWLGGESSARSPAIVNGARTTLTIGHIDQDETMVINVFCGVVSGVLSSSLANPTDVVKIRMQAQGSLLQGSMMSNFISIYQTEGTRGLWRGVIPTAQRAAIVVGVELPVYDITKKHLIKSGTMGDTILTHFISSFMCGLAGALASNPVDVVRTRMMNQRVLSGNPMYKGTLDGVMQTWKNEGFFALYKGFWPNWLRLGPWNIILSGWLGSDDPAGEEAGCGGPGLAWLHVCRCEASWTYCQILYNYAGMRLMVDE